A single region of the Mus caroli chromosome 16, CAROLI_EIJ_v1.1, whole genome shotgun sequence genome encodes:
- the Eif4g1 gene encoding eukaryotic translation initiation factor 4 gamma 1 isoform X4, with amino-acid sequence MNKAPQPTGPPPARSPGLPQPAFPPGQTAPVVFSTPQATQMNTPSQPRQHFYPSRAQPPSSAASRVQSAAPARPGPAPHVYPAGSQVMMIPSQISYSASQGAYYIPGQGRSTYVVPTQQYPVQPGAPGFYPGASPTEFGTYAGAYYPAQGVQQFPASVAPAPVLMNQPPQIAPKRERKTIRIRDPNQGGKDITEEIMSGARTASTPTPPQTGGSLEPQPNGESPQVAVIIRPDDRSQGAAIGGRPGLPGPEHSPGTESQPSSPSPTPSPPPILEPGSESNLGVLSIPGDTMTTGMIPISVEESTPISCETGEPYCLSPEPTLAEPILEVEVTLSKPIPESEFSSSPLQVSTSLVPHRVETHEPNGVIPSEDLEPEVESSTEPAPPPLSACASESLVPIAPTAQPEELLNGAPSPPAVDLSPVSEPEEQAKKVSSAALASILSPTPPVAPSDTSPVQEEEMEEDDDEEEGGEAESEKGGEDVPLDSTPVPAQLSQNLEVAAATQVAVSVPKRRRKIKELNKKEAVGDLLDAFKEADPAVPEVENQPPTGSNPSPECEGSTVPTQPEEAEETWDSKEDKIHNAENIQPGEQKYEYKSDQWKPLNLEEKKRYDREFLLGFQFIFASMQKPEGLPHITDVVLDKANKTPLRQLDPSRLPGINCGPDFTPSFANLGRPALSNRGPPRGGPGGELPRGPAGLGPRRSQQGPRKETRKIISSVIMTEDIKLNKAEKAWKPSSKRTAADKDRGEEDADGSKTQDLFRRVRSILNKLTPQMFQQLMKQVTQLAIDTEERLKGVIDLIFEKAISEPNFSVAYANMCRCLMALKVPTTEKPTVTVNFRKLLLNRCQKEFEKDKDDDEVFEKKQKEMDEAATAEERGRLKEELEEARDIARRRSLGNIKFIGELFKLKMLTEAIMHDCVVKLLKNHDEESLECLCRLLTTIGKDLDFAKAKPRMDQYFNQMEKIIKEKKTSSRIRFMLQDVLDLRQSNWVPRRGDQGPKTIDQIHKEAEMEEHREHIKVQQLMAKGSDKRRGGPPGPPINRGLPLVDDGGWNTVPISKGSRPIDTSRLTKITKPGSIDSNNQLFAPGGRLSWGKGSSGGSGAKPSDTASEATRPATLNRFSALQQTLPAENTDNRRIVQRSSLSRERGEKAGDRGDRLERSERGGDRGDRLDRARTPATKRSFSKEVEERSRERPSQPEGLRKAASLTEDRGRDPVKREATLPPVSPPKAALSVDEVEKKSKAIIEEYLHLNDMKEAVQCVQELASPSLLFIFVRLGIESTLERSTIAREHMGRLLHQLLCAGHLSTAQYYQGLYETLELAEDMEIDIPHVWLYLAELITPILQEDGVPMGELFREITKPLRPMGKAAALLLEILGLLCKSMGPKKVGMLWREAGLTWREFLAEGQDVGSFVTEKKVEYTLGEESEAPGQRALAFEELRRQLEKLLKDGGSNQRVFDWIDANLNEQQIASNTLVRALMTTVCYSAIIFETPLRVDVQVLKVRARLLQKYLCDEQKELQALYALQALVVTLEQPANLLRMFFDALYDEDVVKEDAFYSWESSKDPAEQQGKGVALKSVTAFFNWLREAEDEESDHN; translated from the exons CTGGAGCCTATTACCCAGCCCAAGGTGTGCAGCAGTTTCCTGCTAGTGTGGCTCCTGCCCCAGTTTTGATGAACCAGCCACCCCAGATTGCTCCTAAGAGGGAACGGAAAACT atcCGAATTCGAGACCCAAACCAAGGAGGGAAGGATATCACAGAAGAGATCATGTCTGGGGCCCGCACTGCCTCCACACCCACTCCTCCCCAG ACGGGAGGTAGTCTGGAGCCTCAACCCAATGGGGAGTCGCCTCAGGTTGCTGTCATTATCCGGCCAG ATGACCGGTCGCAGGGAGCAGCCATTGGGGGGCGGCCAGGACTGCCTGGCCCAGAGCATAGCCCTGGCACAGAATCTCAGCCTTCGTCGCCTTCTCCAACCCCATCACCACCCCCAATTTTGGAGCCGGGGTCTGAGTCTAATCTTGGAGTCCTCTCTATTCCTGGGGACACTATGACAACAGGGATGATACCAATATCTGTAGAAGAATCGACCCCTATCTCTTGTGAAACTGGGGAGCCATATTGCCTCTCTCCAGAACCCACTCTTGCCGAACCCATACTGGAAGTAGAAGTGACACTCAGCAAACCCATTCCAGAATCTGAGTTCTCTTCCAGTCCTCTCCAGGTTTCCACGTCCCTGGTGCCTCACAGGGTTGAAACTCATGAGCCCAATGGGGTGATCCCATCTGAGGATCTGGAACCAGAGGTGGAGTCAAGCACAGAGCcagctcctccccctctttcagCTTGTGCTTCTGAATCGCTCGTGCCCATTGCTCCAACTGCCCAGCCTGAGGAACTGCTCAACGGAGCCCCCTCACCACCAGCTGTGGATTTAAGCCCAGTCAGTGAGCCAGAGGAACAGGCCAAGAAGGTTTCATCAGCAGCACTGGCCAGcattctctctcccactccaccTGTGGCTCCTTCAGATACTTCTCCTGTtcaggaggaagaaatggaagaagacgACGATgaagaagaaggtggagaagctgagagtgagaagggaggagaggacgTCCCCCTCGACAGCACTCCTGTCCCAGCCCAGCTGTCTCAGAATTTAGAGGTGGCAGCAGCTACCCAGG tGGCAGTGTCTGTGCCAAAGAGGAGACGGAAAATTAAAGAGCTAAATAAGAAGGAGGCTGTAGGTGACCTTTTAGATGCCTTCAAGGAG GCGGACCCAGCAGTACCAGAGGTAGAGAATCAGCCTCCCACTGGCAGCAACCCAAGCCCAGAGTGTGAGGGCAGCACGGTGCCCACACAGCCCGAGGAAGCAGAAGAAACCTGGGACTCTAAGGAAGACAAAATTCACAATGCTGAGAACATCCAGCCTGGGGAGCAGAAGTATGAGTACAAGTCAG ATCAGTGGAAGCCTCTAAACCTTGAAGAAAAGAAGCGTTATGACAGGGAGTTCCTGCTGGGCTTTCAGTTCATCTTTGCCagcatgcagaagccagaaggatTGCCCCATATCACTGATGTGGTGCTGGACAAG GCCAATAAAACACCACTTCGGCAACTGGATCCCTCCAGACTACCTGGCATAAACTGTGGCCCAGACTTCACTCCATCTTTTGCCAACCTTGGCCGACCAGCCCTCAGCAACCGTGGGCCCCCAAGGGGTGGGCCAGGTGGGGAGCTGCCCCGAGGGCCG gctggcctgggaccCAGGCGCTCTCAGCAGGGCCCACGAAAGGAAACTCGCAAGATCATTTCCTCAGTGATAATGACTGAagacataaaactaaacaaagcagAGAAGGCTTGGAAACCCAGTAGCAAACGGACAGCAGCTGATAAGGATCGAGGGGAAGAGGATGCTGATGGAAGCAAGACCCAG GACCTGTTCCGCAGGGTACGCTCCATCCTGAATAAGCTGACACCCCAGATGTTTCAGCAGCTGATGAAGCAGGTGACACAGCTGGCCATTGACACAGAGGAACGCCTCAAAGGAGTTATTGACCTCATCTTTGAGAAAGCCATTTCAGAGCCCAACTTCTCTGTGGCTTATGCCAACATGTGCCGCTGCCTCATGGCG CTGAAAGTGCCCACTACAGAAAAGCCAACAGTGACTGTGAATTTTCGAAAACTGTTGTTAAATCGGTGCCAGAAGGAATTTGAGAAAGACAAAGATGATGATGAAGTttttgaaaaaaagcaaaaagagatgGATGAAGCTGCTACG GCAGAAGAACGGGGACGCCTGAAAGAAGAGCTAGAAGAAGCCCGGGACATAGCTAGGCGGCGCTCTTTAGGGAATATCAAGTTTATTGGAGAGTTATTCAAGTTGAAGATGTTAACAGAAGCAATAATGCATGACTGTGTGGTCAAGCTACTTAAGAACCATGATGAGGAGTCCCTGGAATGCCTCTGCCGCCTCCTCACCACTATAGGCAAAGACCTGGACTTTGCAAAAGCCAAG CCTCGAATGGATCAGTATTTCAACCAAATGgaaaaaatcattaaagaaaagaagacctCATCTCGCATCCGTTTCATGCTGCAGGATGTACTGGATCTGCGGCAG AGTAATTGGGTGCCACGCCGAGGGGATCAGGGTCCTAAGACTATTGATCAAATTCACAAGGAGGCTGAGATGGAAGAGCACCGAGAACATATCAAAGTACAGCAGCTCATGGCCAAGGGCAGCGACAAACGTCGGGGTGGCCCTCCAGGCCCGCCTATCA acCGTGGCCTTCCACTTGTGGATGATGGTGGCTGGAATACAGTCCCCATTAGCAAAGGCAGTCGCCCCATTGACACCTCACGGCTCACCAAGATCACAAAG CCTGGTTCCATTGATTCTAACAACCAGCTTTTTGCACCTGGAGGACGACTGAGTTGGGGCAAGGGCAGCAGTGGGGGCTCAGGAGCCAAGCCCTCAGACACAG CATCAGAAGCTACTCGTCCAGCTACCTTGAATCGCTTTTCTGCTCTTCAACAAACATTACCCGCAGAGAACACAGATAACAGACGTATTGTACAGAG GAGTAGCTTAAGCCGGGAACGAGGTGAGAAAGCTGGGGACCGGGGAGACCGTCTAGAGCGGAGTGAGCGGGGAGGTGACCGTGGGGACCGACTTGATCGTGCCAGAACACCTGCCACCAAGCGAAGTTTTAGCAAAGAAGTGGAGGAGCGAAGTAGAGAGCGGCCATCCCAGCCTGAGGGACTCCGCAAGGCAGCTAGCCTCACAGAGGATCGTGGTCGGGATCCTg TGAAGCGGGAAGCCACTCTACCTCCAGTGAGCCCTCCAAAGGCTGCGCTGTCTGTGGATGAGGTGGAGAAGAAATCTAAGGCCATCATTGAGGAATATCTCCATCTCAATGACATGAAG GAGGCAGTACAGTGTGTCCAGGAGCTGGCTTCACCCTCCTTGCTCTTCATCTTCGTACGGCTTGGCATCGAGTCCACGCTGGAGCGTAGTACCATTGCTCGTGAGCATATGGGGCGACTACTACACCAACTGCTCTGTGCGGGGCACCTCTCTACTGCCCAGTACTATCAAGG GCTGTATGAAACACTAGAATTGGCTGAGGACATGGAAATTGATATCCCTCATGTATGGCTTTACCTGGCAGAACTGATAACACCTATTCTCCAGGAAGATGGGGTGCCCATGGGAGAGCTCTTCAG GGAAATTACGAAGCCTCTGAGACCCATGGGCAAGGCTGCTGCTTTATTGCTGGAGATCCTGGGTCTCTTATGCAAGAGCATG ggtCCCAAAAAGGTGGGGATGCTGTGGCGAGAGGCTGGGCTGACCTGGAGGGAATTTCTAGCAGAGGGCCAAGATGTTGGCTCATTTGTGACTGAAAAG AAGGTGGAATATACCTTGGGAGAAGAATCTGAAGCTCCTGGCCAGAGGGCACTTGCCTTTGAGGAGCTTCGTAGGCAGCTAGAGAAGCTGCTGAAGGACGGCGGCAGTAATCAGCGTGTGTTCGACTGGATAGAT GCCAACCTGAATGAGCAGCAGATAGCATCCAATACATTAGTCCGAGCCCTCATGACAACTGTCTGTTATTCTGCAATTATCT tTGAGACTCCTCTCCGAGTGGATGTTCAAGTGTTGAAAGTGCGAGCAAGACTGCTGCAGAAATACCTGTGTGACGAGCAGAAGGAGCTACAAGCACTCTATGCTCTCCAGGCCCTTGTAGTGACTTTAGAACAGCCTGCCA ACCTACTTCGGATGTTCTTTGATGCTCTATATGATGAGGACGTGGTGAAGGAAGACGCCTTCTACAGCTGGGAGAGCAGCAAGGACCCTGCTGAACAGCAGGGCAAGGGTGTGGCCCTTAAATCTGTCACAGCATTCTTCAATTGGCTTCGTGAGGCTGAGGACGAGGAGTCTGATCACAACTGA